A genomic segment from Glycine soja cultivar W05 chromosome 20, ASM419377v2, whole genome shotgun sequence encodes:
- the LOC114403026 gene encoding FBD-associated F-box protein At4g10400-like — protein MEEGKRKLAMKRKRESTGGGKDRLSELPDSVLVHIMELMETRNAVQTCVLSQRWKNLWRRMTRLSFNHPRTFSRYHNFVSHVLSGRDHSVSLIDLLFVVLHSTSATLLHDVISYAVSHNVQQLTIYIDTLDCINGATPSFQLSKTPFVPLLFPSPSLTSLKLSSVFIGYSLELPKSLLLPSLKTLHLTNVHFTASDHNNNFVEPFSTCHMLNTLVIQYCFMHTSAQVLSISNSNLSSLTLDTFQEHIVLSTPNLTSLTIRDGFHFTLLQLSSTCDLSLLKEADIETRVDIHYSVIITWLRLMTNVKMLTISSATLKAILNDLSDPAAATVQPPCFGRLESLKVKMHPHVNISKEEVSRTLEHLLVNSPPPTRVYLINVSLSHQELVRYA, from the exons ATGGAAGAAGGTAAGAGGAAGTTGGCgatgaagagaaagagagagagcacAGGTGGTGGAAAAGACAGACTGAGTGAGTTGCCTGACTCTGTATTGGTCCACATAATGGAATTGATGGAGACAAGAAATGCAGTTCAGACTTGTGTACTCTCTCAGCGTTGGAAGAACCTTTGGAGACGTATGACTCGTCTCTCTTTCAACCACCCTAGAACATTTTCCAGATATCACAATTTTGTGTCTCATGTTCTTTCTGGACGAGACCATTCTGTTTCCCTAATTGATCTTCTTTTTGTGGTCCTTCATTCAACTTCGGCCACACTCTTGCATGACGTCATCAGTTATGCTGTGTCGCACAATGTGCAGCAGTTGACAATCTATATAGATACATTGGATTGCATTAACGGTGCCACACCCTCCTTTCAGCTTTCCAAAACTCCTTTTGTCCCTCTCCTTTTTCCCTCTCCATCTTTGACTTCTCTTAAGCTTTCCAGTGTGTTCATTGGATATTCTTTGGAACTTCCAAAATCTCTACTACTACCATCTTTGAAAACCTTGCATCTCACAAATGTTCACTTTACTGCTAGTGACCACAACAACAACTTTGTTGAGCCCTTTTCTACTTGTCACATGTTGAATACTTTGGTCATTCAATATTGCTTTATGCACACTTCTGCACAAGTCCTCTCCATATCCAATTCTAACCTTTCTTCTTTGACCCTTGACACCTTTCAAGAACACATTGTGCTTTCTACTCCGAATCTCACTTCTCTTACAATCAGGGATGGTTTCCATTTTACTCTTCTCCAACTCTCCTCCACTTGTGATCTTTCACTTCTTAAAGAGGCGGATATTGAGACCCGTGTTGATATACATTATTCAGTCATCATTACCTGGCTGCGACTTATGACTAATGTTAAGATGCTCACAATCTCTTCTGCTACCCTTAAGGCAATACTAAAT GACCTATCAGATCCTGCTGCAGCGACTGTTCAACCTCCATGCTTTGGTAGATTGGAGTCATTGAAAGTGAAAATGCATCCACATGTAAACATATCTAAGGAAGAAGTAAGTAGGACATTGGAGCACTTACTTGTGAACTCTCCTCCACCGACCAGAGTTTATCTCATAAATGTATCCCTATCCCATCAAGAACTAGTTAG GTATGCTTGA